CATAAGCTCGCCGGAATCCCAGGGACTCTGGGCGGTGCGATTTATATGAACGCGGGTGCCTACGGGCAAGAAATCGGGAACTGCTGCACAGCGGTAACCGTTCTCGACAGCGACGGAAACACGCGCGAATACGCCGCAAGCGAATGCGAATTCGGATACAGACAAAGTATTTTCCAGAAGAATAACGCGATTATACTCTCGGCGACATTTCAATTGCCGACTGCAGAAAGCCTCGGCAAGACAAGCGCCGACCTCGAAGCGGAACTAGCCGAATGTATGGCAAAACGCAAGGCTAGCCAGCCGCTCAACATGCCAAACGCGGGTTCCACCTTCAAACGACTTACTGTCGGAGCCGCCGACACTCCGACACAAATTGCGCCGGGCTATTACATTGAACAGGCGGACCTCAAGGGCTACCGCATCGGTGGCGCCGAAGTCAGCACCGTACACGCAAACTTTATCGTGAACGCAGACGGAGCCACCGCAAGTGACATCAAGAAACTCAGCGAGTTCGTGCAGAGTAAAGTCGCCGAAAAATTCGGCATTCAACTCCACCGCGAAATAATACTGCTAGGGGAATTTTAAACTTTTTCCGGAACGGGGTCAAAGCGGTTCAGGATTCGCGTGATAATGGCGTAAACGACACCGCCCGTGAGTCCACCCGTCAGGTCTGCCACGAGGTCCAGTACGCTGCTATCACGGGTTTCCACAAAACTCTGGTGGAATTCGTCGGTACATCCGTAAAGGAGCGCAAGGCCCCCGACAATCAAAACGCGTAGCCACTGCCGCTTGGACCATTCGTTACGACTCCAGAGCATGGCATAGCAACCAGCCAGCGTTGCGTATTCGCAAAAGTGAGCCAGCTTGTCCCAAATATGCGGAAGATCCTCAAGCTGCTCCATCGTCATCGAGGAGAGTTTAAAGATGATTGCCATGCAGAGCACGCAGGGGACGGCTCGGAAAAACGGATACTTGTCAAAGAGCGATTCGAACATAGCGACGCCAAATGTAGAAAATACACAGATAAGGCGTTCCATTTCAAGCGGGTGCGACACGCTCCACCGGCAAGAATAAGTATCTTTGGGCTATGAAACGATTACTTGCGGCACTCCCCCTGATTTTTATCGCCTGCGGAAACGATGCTCCCGTGGCAAAAATCATCGTTACCGACCAGAAAATGCCCCTGCAGGAATGGCCCGATAGCGCCTATATTGCCGCACTCGATTCGATTCTCGCCCTTGAACCCATCAAGAAAACGGATTCCGCCGAGGCGAACATCCAGATGAACGCCTTCGCAGCGCCGGTTTTCAAGTTACCGAGTTCCGTGACGGGCAAAAAGGACGTGAAGCCCGCTGCCAAGAATTCCCAGAACGCGCCCAAGGCAAACGTGACCGCCAAGGCCGATCATTCTGCCGAACAGTTTGC
This sequence is a window from uncultured Fibrobacter sp.. Protein-coding genes within it:
- a CDS encoding VanZ family protein; protein product: MFESLFDKYPFFRAVPCVLCMAIIFKLSSMTMEQLEDLPHIWDKLAHFCEYATLAGCYAMLWSRNEWSKRQWLRVLIVGGLALLYGCTDEFHQSFVETRDSSVLDLVADLTGGLTGGVVYAIITRILNRFDPVPEKV
- the murB gene encoding UDP-N-acetylmuramate dehydrogenase, translating into MQILENEPMSKHTSFKVGGAARYFAKAESPDDLKKSLDLAREKGLPFFILGNGTNLLVSDKGFDGVIVTLAGDFFSIEDLGNGAFKVGAATPLGRFARSVLKQGFAGIHKLAGIPGTLGGAIYMNAGAYGQEIGNCCTAVTVLDSDGNTREYAASECEFGYRQSIFQKNNAIILSATFQLPTAESLGKTSADLEAELAECMAKRKASQPLNMPNAGSTFKRLTVGAADTPTQIAPGYYIEQADLKGYRIGGAEVSTVHANFIVNADGATASDIKKLSEFVQSKVAEKFGIQLHREIILLGEF